The sequence AGCTGGTGGATGAGGTGGTCGCGGCGTGCGGCCGGGTCGAGCAGCGGAACCGGCTGCTGCCGGCCCGGGTGGTGGTCTATTTCGTGCTGGCGATGTGCCTGTTCTCCGGTCAGGGCTATGAGGAGGTCGCTCGGCTGCTCACGCACGGGCTGGAGCGGATGGGCCGCTGGTCGGGGACGTGGCGGGTGCCGACCACCGCGGCGATCGGCCGGGCCCGGCTGCGGCTGGGCCCCGAACCGCTTCGGGCCCTGTTTGCCCGGGTGTGCAGACCCGTAGCCACCAGGGAAACGAGTGGCTCCTGGTATCGGGGCTGGCGGCTGGTCGCCGTGGACGGCACCACCTTCGACGTACCCGACACCGAGACCAACGCTGCCTTCTTCGGACGGCCCGGGGTCTGCCGTGGTCAGGAGAAGAGCGCCTACCCGCAGGCGAGGCTGGCCGCCCTGGTCGAGTGCGGCACCCATGCCGTCTTCGCGGCCGAGGCCGGGCCGCTGGCCGTGCATGAAACCGAGCTGGCCCAGCGCCTGTTCGGCTCGCTGACGGTGGGCATGCTGGTGCTGGCTGACCGGGGCTTTCGCGGTTTCGATCTGTGGCGGGCGGCCGCGGCGACCGGCGCCGACCTGCTGTGGCGGGTCAAGAGCGACGCGGTCTTGCCGGTGCGGGCTGTACTGGAGGACGGCTCCTACCTCTCGGAGATCGTCGCTGCCAGGGACAAGAACCGCCGGGCGGACCCGGCCCGTGTCCGCGTCATCGAGTACACCCTCACCCCCGACGGAACGGTGTACCGGCTGATCACCACCATCCTGGACCCCAAAGCCGCATCCGCCACGTCGCTGGCCGCGCTGTACGCCCAGCGATGGGAGATCGAGAGCACGCTCGACGAGGTCAAGACCCACCAGGGCGGGCCTCGGCTGGTCCTGCGCTCCCAGCACCCGGCCGGCGTCGAACAAGAGATCTTCGGTTTCCTCCTGGTGCACCACGCCCTTCGGGACCTGATGCACCAAGCCGCCCGGCAGGCAGACCACGACCCCGACCGGTTCTCCTTCACCCGCACCCTGGGCGTCGTCCGCCGCCACGTCACCGACCAGGCGGCATTTTCCCCCCTCCCGACTGACCCGGGCACTGGCCACAGCCCTACGTGAGATCCGCGAACAGCCCCTGCCAGCCCGTCGGTTGCGCGCCAACCCCCGCGTCATCAAACGCAAGATGTCGAACTGGAAGCTCAAGCGGAACCACCACCGCAACCCGTCCCCGCCGGACACACCCCACCCGACCTTGGTCGGCCCTACGAAGACCAGGCCGACCCGCCGGAAACTCGCCTAAGAACTCGCGCAGATAGGTGCGGCGCCCCTGGCAGGTAGGCAGGCGCAGGTCAGCCAGACTGGGCGATGGCGCGCAGGGCGTCGAAGGTCTCCTGTTCGTCTTGCTGGTCGCCGTAGTCGCTGAGTTTCACGACGACGGTCCTGGTTACGGGGTCGACGTAGATGTACTGCCCGTACACGCCGAGGGCGGAGTAGTCCTTGCCATTGCCGCCGGGCGGATGCCACCACTGCGCGGAGTAGCCCCAGCCATCGACTTTGTGGGGTGCTGGGGTGGCGATGCGCTTGATCCATGCCGCGGGGATGATCTGTTTGCCCTGGGCGCGGCCGTTGTTCAGGACGAGTTGGCCGAGCTTGGCGTAGTCGCGCGGGGTGGCGTTGATGCAGCAGAACGCCTTCTCGTCGCCGTTGTCGTGGTCAAGGTTCCAGGTGGCGCTGTCCTGTGCGCCCATCGGTGCCCAGATGTTGTCCGCCAGGAGGTCGGCCAGCGGCCGTCCTTGGGCCTTGGCCAGGACTTGGCCGAGGAGTTCGGTGTCGATGCTGTGGTAGGCGCCTTGGCTGCCCGGCGGGAACTGCAGGTCGCGATGGTCCTGTGCGAAGGCGGGCAGGTCACGGGTGAGGTACATCCGGGCGGTGCCGGTCAGCGGGTAGTACTCGTTGTAGTTCTCCGGGACGTCCACGCCCGAGGTCATGTCCAGCAGGTCGCGCACCGTGATGGCGTCGTAGGCCCCGCCCGTCTTCAGCCGGGGCAGGATGTCGACCAGCCGGTCGTCTTCCCGGAGTCTGCCCTGCCCGATGGCCTGCCCGGCGAGCAGGGACACCACCGACTTGGCGGCCGACCAGGACGACAGGCGGGTGGTGGGGCCCACCCCGTCGCGGTACCACTCGTGAGTCAGCCGGCCGTCCCTGAGGACGAGGAAGGCATTGGTGTGGGTGGTCGTTAGGAACTGCTCGACCGGCACCCGCTCGCCCTTCCATGGCACGGTCGCAGGAAGCGACTCGTCGTGGACGGGCAGGGGTGCCGGCGTGGCGGAGGCGGGGACTGTGCGGGTGTCGAACAGGTCGCC is a genomic window of Streptomyces gilvosporeus containing:
- a CDS encoding IS4 family transposase; translation: MPRPGQVKSSADERLSDRIALGVLTCAFPPELVDEVVAACGRVEQRNRLLPARVVVYFVLAMCLFSGQGYEEVARLLTHGLERMGRWSGTWRVPTTAAIGRARLRLGPEPLRALFARVCRPVATRETSGSWYRGWRLVAVDGTTFDVPDTETNAAFFGRPGVCRGQEKSAYPQARLAALVECGTHAVFAAEAGPLAVHETELAQRLFGSLTVGMLVLADRGFRGFDLWRAAAATGADLLWRVKSDAVLPVRAVLEDGSYLSEIVAARDKNRRADPARVRVIEYTLTPDGTVYRLITTILDPKAASATSLAALYAQRWEIESTLDEVKTHQGGPRLVLRSQHPAGVEQEIFGFLLVHHALRDLMHQAARQADHDPDRFSFTRTLGVVRRHVTDQAAFSPLPTDPGTGHSPT
- a CDS encoding serine hydrolase domain-containing protein, producing MDQKAPQDSGPEPAASSRSASAAGPTTRAVEPTDRTVAASRSAKPRARRALRRTLIALPVALGVLVTGSYTATALLDIPSPPTLFQLLTTEPSRQGDLFDTRTVPASATPAPLPVHDESLPATVPWKGERVPVEQFLTTTHTNAFLVLRDGRLTHEWYRDGVGPTTRLSSWSAAKSVVSLLAGQAIGQGRLREDDRLVDILPRLKTGGAYDAITVRDLLDMTSGVDVPENYNEYYPLTGTARMYLTRDLPAFAQDHRDLQFPPGSQGAYHSIDTELLGQVLAKAQGRPLADLLADNIWAPMGAQDSATWNLDHDNGDEKAFCCINATPRDYAKLGQLVLNNGRAQGKQIIPAAWIKRIATPAPHKVDGWGYSAQWWHPPGGNGKDYSALGVYGQYIYVDPVTRTVVVKLSDYGDQQDEQETFDALRAIAQSG